A portion of the Saimiri boliviensis isolate mSaiBol1 chromosome 1, mSaiBol1.pri, whole genome shotgun sequence genome contains these proteins:
- the POU5F2 gene encoding POU domain, class 5, transcription factor 2 — MAGHRPSNLCLLPGSGGGGPRGPVPLRVDTPTWLNTQAALGRLRVWPAVRLRVCPGPEVWGIPPGPLPHEFRGWIAPCRACLGAGEAGTWLPNPSEGALLGPYIALRSIPKLPLPEDVSGIHKELQQLARELREKRLSLGYSQADVGIAVGALFGKVLSQTTVCRFEAQQLSLANMWKLRPLLRKWLEEVDAENLLGLCKMEMILQQSRKWRRASRERRIGNSLEKFFRRCPKPTPQQISHIAGCLQLQKDVVRVWFYNRSKMGSRPTSDASPREVVGAAGPPCPGTPVCFPLGLGIPVGVPHYTPRCSAGVAHPSAPGTTLVLPRL, encoded by the coding sequence ATGGCCGGACACAGGCCctcaaacctctgcctccttccagGCAGTGGTGGGGGCGGCCCCAGAGGGCCAGTGCCCCTGCGGGTTGACACTCCGACGTGGTTGAACACCCAGGCGGCCCTTGGCAGGCTGAGAGTCTGGCCGGCGGTCCGGCTGCGGGTCTGCCCAGGCCCTGAGGTGTGGGGGATTCCCCCGGGTCCCCTGCCCCACGAATTCCGGGGCTGGATAGCGCCCTGCAGAGCCTGTCTTGGAGCTGGCGAGGCAGGGACCTGGCTGCCAAACCCCTCGGAAGGCGCCCTCCTCGGGCCCTACATTGCCCTGCGGAGCATCCCCAAGTTGCCGCTGCCGGAGGACGTCTCAGGCATACACAAAGAGCTGCAGCAGCTGGCCAGGGAGCTGAGGGAGAAGAGGCTGAGCCTGGGGTACTCGCAGGCCGATGTCGGGATCGCCGTGGGAGCTCTGTTTGGGAAGGTGCTTAGCCAGACGACGGTCTGCCGCTTCGAGGCTCAGCAGCTAAGCCTCGCCAACATGTGGAAGCTGCGGCCGCTGCTGAGAAAGTGGCTGGAGGAAGTGGACGCAGAGAACCTTCTAGGCTTATGCAAAATGGAGATGATCCTGCAGCAGTCTCGCAAGTGGAGACGGGCAAGCAGGGAGCGACGAATCGGAAACAGCCTGGAGAAATTCTTCCGGCGGTGCCCGAAGCCCACACCACAGCAAATCAGCCACATTGCTGGGTGCCTCCAGCTGCAGAAGGATGTGGTTCGAGTTTGGTTCTATAACCGCAGCAAGATGGGCAGTCGGCCAACCAGTGATGCTTCCCCACGGGAGGTTGTGGGGGCTGCGGGTCCTCCATGCCCAGGGACACCAGTGTGCTTTCCCCTGGGACTGGGGATCCCGGTGGGTGTCCCCCACTATACACCTCGCTGCTCGGCAGGGGTAGCCCACCCCTCTGCCCCAGGCACCACTCTGGTCCTCCCCAGACTTTAG